The Microcoleus sp. AS-A8 genome has a window encoding:
- a CDS encoding GNAT family N-acetyltransferase, whose amino-acid sequence MTTLTIRPYAGEADLEAIAHLINACEAVDRTDSGTSVSELRQSFDDPSVDKARNIYLWKDAENQIIGIGRLWIPPADTVIDGFLGFRVHPTARGKDLEKQIIAWGEGRMREIQQERGVLMKLRSRSRADQSEHVALLESSGFRADRYFFTMERSLSLPISEPQLPEGFVVREMQGEQDIQAWVEMYNQAFIDHWNHHELTVERMRHEWKNPYYKPELDLIATATDDTFAAFCHCHINPEDNKRNGRHEGWIICLGTRRGFRHRGLGRAMLLAGMQRLQTAGVEIAKLGVDVENPTGALRLYESVGFQKAYTNISYVKDVSNTELLSNVEFNVDA is encoded by the coding sequence ATGACTACGCTAACCATCCGCCCTTATGCCGGGGAAGCCGATTTAGAAGCGATCGCACATCTCATAAACGCTTGTGAAGCAGTAGATCGCACGGATTCAGGTACATCTGTCTCCGAACTACGACAATCGTTTGATGACCCATCCGTAGACAAAGCCCGTAACATCTATCTTTGGAAAGATGCAGAAAATCAGATAATTGGAATAGGTCGGTTGTGGATTCCTCCAGCAGACACAGTCATTGATGGCTTTCTGGGGTTTCGCGTCCACCCCACGGCACGGGGCAAGGATCTAGAGAAACAGATCATTGCGTGGGGCGAGGGACGGATGCGCGAGATACAGCAAGAGCGTGGTGTGCTGATGAAGCTACGCTCTCGCTCTCGCGCCGATCAATCTGAGCACGTTGCCCTACTAGAAAGCTCCGGTTTCAGAGCCGATCGCTACTTCTTCACAATGGAGCGATCGCTCTCACTACCTATCTCAGAACCTCAACTGCCAGAAGGTTTTGTAGTGCGGGAGATGCAAGGAGAACAGGATATTCAGGCTTGGGTAGAGATGTACAACCAGGCGTTTATCGACCACTGGAATCATCATGAATTAACTGTCGAGCGAATGCGCCATGAATGGAAAAACCCATACTACAAACCCGAATTAGACTTGATTGCGACGGCAACCGATGATACCTTTGCAGCCTTCTGCCACTGTCATATCAATCCAGAAGACAACAAACGGAACGGACGCCATGAAGGTTGGATTATCTGTCTGGGGACACGGCGAGGCTTTCGTCATCGAGGACTGGGACGGGCAATGTTGCTGGCTGGAATGCAGCGTTTACAAACGGCTGGTGTAGAAATAGCCAAGCTTGGTGTTGATGTCGAGAACCCCACTGGTGCGCTTCGGCTTTACGAATCCGTGGGTTTTCAAAAAGCTTACACTAACATCAGCTATGTCAAGGATGTGTCTAATACCGAGTTGCTGTCTAACGTAGAATTTAACGTAGACGCGTAG
- a CDS encoding type II toxin-antitoxin system HicA family toxin, with product MKSVSGKALCKIVERYGWELKRVTGSHHIYAHEDIRAILSIPVHGNRDLPTGTLRRLLKDAELTEEDLD from the coding sequence ATGAAATCTGTTTCCGGTAAAGCTCTTTGTAAGATTGTTGAGCGATATGGTTGGGAACTAAAACGAGTCACTGGTAGCCATCATATCTACGCTCATGAAGATATTAGGGCGATTCTCTCCATTCCTGTTCATGGTAATCGGGATCTGCCTACTGGAACTTTAAGAAGACTTCTCAAGGATGCTGAGCTTACTGAAGAAGACCTAGACTAA
- a CDS encoding type II toxin-antitoxin system HicB family antitoxin yields MKIKAVIWQEDGVWCGSVPALPGCHTWGESYEQLLEMLEDAIQGWLEVASQQEELEPEKQLIELSV; encoded by the coding sequence ATGAAAATTAAGGCAGTCATCTGGCAGGAAGATGGGGTATGGTGTGGTTCTGTACCTGCTCTACCAGGCTGTCACACTTGGGGAGAAAGCTACGAGCAACTGTTGGAGATGCTAGAAGATGCTATTCAGGGTTGGCTGGAAGTTGCTAGTCAACAGGAAGAGCTTGAACCTGAGAAACAATTGATTGAGCTATCTGTATGA
- a CDS encoding cation transporter: MEARNKQERKTLLTVLTINRLMFFIEFGFGFLAQSIGLIADSLDMFADASVYAISLYAIGRSVSLKTKAAFISGITQIALALTALADVMRRFIWGSEPISGLIIGIGLLALIANVTCLLLISKHRQRDVNMRALWIFSKNDVIANLSVIVSGGIVALTGSRYPDFVIGFMIAVLVSCGGFQILREARTLSVVNNERKQRTQSIFS; this comes from the coding sequence ATGGAAGCGCGAAACAAGCAGGAGCGGAAAACCCTTCTCACCGTTCTTACTATCAACAGATTGATGTTTTTTATCGAGTTTGGCTTCGGGTTCTTGGCACAATCTATAGGACTCATTGCTGATTCCCTCGATATGTTTGCCGATGCTTCTGTTTACGCTATCAGTTTGTACGCGATCGGTCGCAGTGTTTCACTTAAAACTAAAGCGGCTTTCATCAGTGGCATTACGCAAATAGCGCTAGCGTTGACGGCACTAGCGGATGTAATGCGTCGATTTATTTGGGGTAGTGAACCCATCAGTGGCTTAATCATAGGAATTGGTCTTCTTGCACTCATTGCTAACGTTACCTGCTTGCTTCTGATCTCCAAGCATCGACAAAGAGATGTTAATATGAGAGCCTTGTGGATCTTTTCCAAAAATGACGTGATTGCGAATTTAAGCGTTATTGTTTCTGGCGGTATTGTCGCGTTGACAGGTTCTCGGTATCCTGATTTTGTGATTGGATTCATGATTGCTGTTTTGGTATCGTGTGGTGGCTTTCAAATTTTACGCGAAGCTCGAACCTTATCAGTTGTGAACAATGAACGAAAACAAAGAACCCAATCAATTTTTTCGTAA
- a CDS encoding GNAT family N-acetyltransferase, which yields MQYCELMSCVLETIRLQLRSCQIEDVQIVHILWINDCIRYFLFDNRVISLDEAQSFVEDSLANFEQHGYGIWLVFERGNDSLVGFAGFLPSQEGTPSLIYGIHPNRWGCGYATEATSAVLNYALENLALSKVRADVDEPNVASVRVLEKLRMRRIGDAVVNGHPLIYFERSRSEESINS from the coding sequence TTGCAATACTGTGAACTGATGAGTTGTGTACTCGAAACAATACGATTACAGCTTCGTTCTTGCCAGATAGAGGATGTTCAAATTGTCCACATACTCTGGATAAATGACTGCATTCGCTATTTCCTCTTCGACAACCGAGTAATTTCGTTGGACGAGGCACAATCCTTCGTTGAGGACAGCCTTGCAAACTTTGAACAGCATGGGTATGGAATCTGGCTAGTTTTTGAGCGCGGCAATGACAGTCTCGTCGGTTTTGCTGGCTTCTTGCCTTCACAAGAAGGGACTCCCAGTTTAATTTACGGAATTCATCCTAATCGCTGGGGATGTGGTTACGCCACGGAAGCCACCAGTGCCGTGTTGAATTATGCACTGGAAAATCTTGCTCTGTCCAAGGTGAGGGCGGATGTAGACGAACCGAATGTTGCATCTGTGCGAGTACTTGAGAAGCTACGCATGAGGCGAATCGGTGACGCAGTCGTTAATGGGCATCCACTTATTTATTTTGAGCGCTCGCGCTCGGAGGAGTCAATCAATAGTTAA
- a CDS encoding dihydrofolate reductase family protein, giving the protein MIVTDYILQIATSLDGYIARLDGSIDWLPVPEEGGEDYGYTKFYNSIEALVMGATTYEQVLSFGDWPYPGKFSYVLTTRNLSTTRTDVRFVKGGVEEVVEDVKKKGYKRVWLVGGGKVAASFMEKGLVSEYIIGVIPIILGAGISLYQSVPEQNLDLIETNTFSSGVVGLRYRKK; this is encoded by the coding sequence ATGATTGTGACAGACTATATTCTTCAGATAGCAACCAGCCTTGATGGATACATTGCAAGATTAGATGGGAGTATTGATTGGTTACCAGTCCCTGAAGAGGGTGGCGAAGATTACGGCTACACTAAATTTTACAATTCAATTGAAGCATTGGTCATGGGTGCTACCACCTATGAACAGGTTTTAAGTTTTGGCGATTGGCCTTATCCAGGCAAATTTTCGTATGTTTTAACCACTCGAAATTTATCGACGACACGCACTGATGTACGTTTTGTGAAAGGTGGTGTTGAAGAAGTTGTAGAGGATGTCAAGAAGAAGGGTTATAAACGAGTTTGGTTGGTCGGAGGTGGAAAGGTTGCAGCCTCATTCATGGAGAAGGGATTAGTGAGCGAGTACATTATTGGAGTCATTCCCATTATCTTAGGAGCAGGTATCTCTCTGTATCAATCAGTACCAGAACAAAATCTCGATTTGATTGAGACAAACACTTTCTCTTCTGGTGTAGTCGGGCTTCGTTACAGGAAGAAGTGA